From Drosophila santomea strain STO CAGO 1482 chromosome 2R, Prin_Dsan_1.1, whole genome shotgun sequence:
CAAAACCCAAACGCAGAGAACATACTCGGCGGCACTTAAAATTTAAAGCGTTTCGAGTGTAATTGCGCGGTTGCCGTTAACGAGCCGCTTGTTAAAGTCCAGcgatgccaaaaaaaaaaataaacaagaaaggGAGCCAGCCTTGGCAAGCCGAAGCTTGTATACCCTTGCAGTAATTATATGCAACACAAAACAATTGATGTGCAAAGAACCAGACAAAAAGCAGCAAAGAAAAATTGTTTCCATAAACAGAAGCGGGTAAGTAGAGTAAAGTGAGCTGGAAAATCAAAAGTGAAAGTAACGAAGGAACTTATGTTTTAGTAATAAAGGTATTCTTATGTCGTAAACACTTCTTGTATTTCTAGAAAAGGTTATTGATTTAGTACACTTTATTGACAAGTTTTCATACATTACTGATGCTTTTATTTGTGGCTCAATTTCGATTTGATAATAACATATGAAATTTCAGTATTAAACTACAACACCCACTGAAAGGGCATTGAAAGGCTGAAAATTGTTCGACACAGGCCCTTGAGCAGAAGGCAGCAGACAATGTTTTAACCCAGTTCAACGTTACTCGTGCTGATGAAGACGTAGATAAAGCTGGAGGATTGGATTGGAGCGGGAATGGCGGAAACAGTTGCTACGCCGCTCCGCTGAAAATGAAGGACTTATGCAACTGGTGCGTAAAGTGCATCCGACCAGGACCAGCATCATCATCCGCAAGAGCCACAGAGTTCGACGGCGTAATGCCGCgctggctggatggctggctggttggctggttggctgaAAGTGACCAGCGACATGGCCATTATAGAACTCGATTCCTGGCCAAGGTTTCTTCTGAAGCtattgttgatgttgctgccgttgcgTTCCTGCCAGGgcattaattaacatttcaatGGACGACCGCAGTGAAAGAATAATTTCACTGCATTTAACTGAACGACCTTAAAGTGCGCTGGAAAATGGTAACCGCCGAGTGGAAAAAGGTGGTAGAGGTGGAAACCGACAGGCGTTTTTCTGCGCATAATTCAACTTTTTGTGGGCCCGGGGAGGGAGAGGCCCCAGAGCATACAATTCGGGGAATTTGGGCCAGAAATGTGCAGGTCCAGCGGAAATGAAGGAAGGTCGTCTGTCTCTGGCCCCAACTCTGCGTATTCACAATTCACATATGAAAACCGCAAAAATCCGATTTTTGCAGGCGTAAGAGGCGACATCTGGCCAAATTAATCACAAATTGGAGCGGCTAATTGACACCTGGCCATAAAACCAGGGCCCCCAAGGCAATCGGTCAGTCAGCAAAGTGGCCGCAAGACCGCAGCCTAAACAAACAATCCAATGagagatacaaaaaaaaaaaaaaaaataacataaaaaacaggacaaaaataatattaacaaTGTGCAGCAGCAGGCTCAAAAGggtgcaaatggaaaataaacaagGTTTATACAGAATCAACATGCGCTAAAGTCGGATTTAATCGGGGGATGTTGTGTACtacgttttttttattttaaaggtTTCTGCCCTGATTGATAGCCACATTGATAGATGGCCCACTGGAGGAGTCATTTCATTTTACTGCGGCCAGTGgagtaattaatatttaccTCTCTCATTGtttggcctttttttttttgttgccacttcGGCTTTCTTCTGCTTTCCACTTAACCgagtttttcctcttttcttCAACTTACAAATTACGCACTAATTAAGCAGCTTTCGCCGACTGCCATTTTTCAAAGTCATTCGCGCACTGAACAACAAGGCCTGGACTTGGGTTAGTTCGCATCCTTATTTCGTCCCTGAATTCGAATCAGTCGCTCTCACCTcggttttgttgttgttgggttGGCTGCGCATTAGGCGGCAAAAGTTAATGTGCATAATTAATTCGCTTTTGCACTTTGCTTGGCTCCCCGTTTTGTTTGGCggttgcttttgtttgttgctctGCCCCCAACTCAAGTCGCATAAATCAAGTTGAAACGCAGATAGACCGCATCCAATGACAATTCTCAAGGTCATGCCCACCGAAAAAGCATCCATCATACGCCCCCTGTAACTGTGTAGCCATgtaatgttttttaattgcccTTGCCACCTGCCATTCCCTCAGTCGTAGCTAAAAATTCAATTGGCATTACATCAGGCACAATAAACAACTTCATTTGCAATACTTACTGCCAGATAATTGAATGGCTTTCAGCAGGAAAACCAAGAGAAAAGCCTCTGATGCTGCGGAGGTGGTTTGGCATTTGAGGAAGCTCACATGCGCGACACGACTCGTCTAACATGCAAATGCCAAATTCAATAAACCGAATGGCAGGCAACAAATAGACCAAATTATTACATAgccgcacgcacacatacacgtGGCTGGGAAGTGGGTGGGGCGTTAAGCATGCCACCCCCCAACGAGCGAAACCGCTGAGCTACTTAGCAAAAGCCGAAAAAACCcgtagaaaaaaaaaaccctccAACGTAGGGGAAAAACAAGAGTTTTCCGACTGAAATTGAACGACAAAAGTGCGTGCAATTGGCAGCCATATTGCGATACGTAACCAAACCGAAAAGGAAAGTCACCCAACCAACGCAAAccaaccaaaccaagcaaacCAAGCAAACCACTCATCCCACCCACTAAGTGGAATATACTTCTACTTATTGCGGCCATAAGTCGCACGGGTCGTATGCGTGATATGAGTGTAAGTTAAACAGTATGTCGCTCCCCTTCGAAATCGAGCAAAATTCCTCTCGGCCCCCGGGGAGTTGTGTAATCATTTCTCGACTGACAAAATTCATTTAGAAACACCCTTGCAGCTCAAGTTGAAACTTGATCAGCAACTTACATTTTTTGGCATTCACTTAGCCATGGCACCGAAATCGGTGGCGTTTTTGCTTTATGCCCCCTATTTGGCAgattacttttgttttgtttttagctCTCGCCTGGGTAAGGGActattaataaatttctcAGCTGGGAATTAACATTTACAGTTAGCTGACCGAACAACTTTGGCCGACAAACTTCAATTGCGTCACATTTATCAAATCGCCGGCCCCTCGAAGCTCGTCGGCCATTTAAGCAGCCCCCCGGGAGTGGAAATCCACTCCACGAGCCTCCAATCTCTGCTCGGATTTTgtgcctttttatttttcactcAGCACACAGAGAAATATGTTGCTGGAATAAAGCATTCATAAATTGCATATATACAATTAATTATCATATTAATAAGCAAGTGAATATGTATGTTCGTTCTAAGAATACTTGCTAGCATGCTAGCAATACTActatctaaatatttaattatgttgGAAATAGATTAGTTATcgaaaattacattttaagtaTTTCTTTCTGACACGCATGATATTTTCCAGATATTTGATCTTATATTAATTTGATCAAGTCCTAACAGCAATTTCTCCCTGTGCATTGCAACGCTTGAAGCGATTTTAATTTTGGCGCTGAGTAAGTGTGTAGTTTACAGCTGACATGTCAGAGGACCGAAGGCTTTAAGCTTTTTGCATAtttcggctgctgctgccgctcataaataattcaaataatttacaCGCTTACTTGAAGttcgtgtgcgtgtgagtgcCAGTGTCAGTGTCAGTGTGGGTGcatcctgtgtgtgtgtgcgggttTTGTGTGCGGGTGTGGGTATGCCACATTATGTGGTTCATTGGTTTGGGCCAAAAACTGCAACCAgctagcagcagcagcagcagagcaaTCAAGTACGTACGTtgatgctgcagctgcagttaactaaactgaactgaactgaactcaactcaacttTCCACTGCACAcgcacataaacacacacgcacacacacacagctgcaCCGCACCAACATAAACAGAAACATCTATATAGGACTCTTGTTGGTTACTGCGGTTTGCATTTTCATATCGTACTCTCTAATATTTCACAACGagttttgttgttgtcctgTTGGCTGGCGCATAAAAAGGCGAAGCTGCTGCGTTTTATGTTGTCACGTTGGCTTCAAGTGCCCCAAAGGGGGAAATCCCCCTATTCCACCCATATATCATTGCATCCCCTCCCCTCTCTCTCCACCCCGTGTCAcgtacaaacacacacacacacatacgcaccAGTTTATGGATTAAGTAAGGACAAAGAGCGCAAATGAACTTTTCTTGCTCTCCGTGAATTTTgcagttttaatttttgatttcaCTACGGACAGGAACGTTGAAAGCGAAACTTATATGGCTGGAGTTTATGGCAACTAGGGTCCCTTTGATACACTTAAACTAACAAGTAAAAGCTACTAAAAGGACAAGGAAAATCTGGGGTTAGAGAAGATTGAAATATTAGATAGATACTCCAAATccaataaatgaaataaattctataaaatactttaaaaattaatgatTTGTACTAcatcatttaatttcaaaaacatgTTTATTCCTCTCTTTTTGTAGCAAATGCCATAAGCCATTGGGAATTCAGACCCAATTAAGCATTTTCCAGTGAGCGATAAGCGAATTCCAGAAAACTTTTAGGTCGTTTGCTAAGCTGGTTCACCCGACTGCCAGTCAATTGGTGGCATTTGTATAAAATGGACGCAGCTTATGTGAAATTTGTGTTGTGCCAGTGCCTTATAAATCGAGTGGATTGGGGCTTAGCCATTGGCTGCATGAACATCGTGTACTCCTTTTTCCTGTTTCAATTTTGGTCCGTGGAGCTCTTCAGATGCCTCAGACGTAAGTTCATTGTGCCCAAGAACGAACTTTTATAACTCTGACAACTACACAGATTATCCAATCAAGTGGGTTTTGTTGTACGGATTTAACATAATGTTCAATGTGATCGTCATGATGAGAATAGTGAAGAGGGAAAGTATCTCGGTCTTCTACTGGATGTGCGAAACAGGTGCCCTCTTAATATTCCGCATACATTTCATATATTACAATAAAGATGACTTTTGGCTAGGCAAACGTGAGTTTTACCACGTGTCCAACATTGTAATCGATGGTAAGTTACTTTCCGACTtcaatgccaaaaaataaaatccgAAACTAAAATACCCCCTACATGTTGTATTCTCACAGTTTACATTGGACTGTCTCTGCTGGCTATGATTTATGTTATATGTGGCTTGCGTTTGAAGCTGGAGGCCCAATTCCCCGACGAGGAAATGGCCAAAGATTGCATATTCGATCCAGAGATGGCCAAAAAAGCAGTACAAAAGCATAAGGACGAGTTGCTAGCAAGGCAGagggaggaggagcagcagggaCAACTGGAAAGTGATCGAGAAATGGAGGAATTAAATCGCAAAGCCGCTTTAAAACTTGCTCAGctcgaggaggaggagggatCCCAGTCCAGCCTGGAGATAACACCCACTGCACCCGATGAGGAAAATGTCTATTCCAGCATTTTCCTTCCGCAAGACTTTCCCGGACCTTCAGCTCCGCCAGAAAGCGCACTTTCCATCGAGTCGGATTTCTGGTACGAGATCCATGATACAGCTGCCTCCGACGATCAATAGAATGATTAATCCATGTATAGATAGCCATAAGTTTTAGATTCGCTAGCAACATAAACAATCTAAATGGAAGTAAATAACATTTTCGCTTGACCCCCAAAAAGTCTGACCGCAACTTTGGGCAACAAAGCCCAAAAAcgaagaacaacaaacaaacaaacaaatggagGAAAACTTGACTTAACTTTTCCAACGGGGCTTTTGCCAGGGAGAAAGGGGGGTTTCCTCTGTTGGATAAGGGATTACGATCAAAGCGTTCGATTGAGTGTGTCAATAAATTCCTGCCAGTCGACCGAGTGTAGAACATTTGTCCGGCAGCGGCGATAAATAGTTGCCACACGCTTTCGTTGCCCAGGAAAAATCCAAAAGAGACAGATCCctttttggccggaaagttTCGTGTGAATTTAGTGCGGCTCATTAAGCCGGACAGTGTCAGTcatgtgtgtatgtttgtCCTGCTGCCCGGCCGGCGGATGCCAGTGGACCAGCGGACCAATGGCTTTCGGTTCAAACTTCATTAAGCTGGCGGAGGAAATTGCCGGGCCATTGTCATTCttattcccattcccaatccgaGTCCCACTCCTGATCCTAGTGCCATTCGCACTGTCACTGCAGTAGACTTCGTTT
This genomic window contains:
- the LOC120444867 gene encoding uncharacterized protein LOC120444867, producing MDAAYVKFVLCQCLINRVDWGLAIGCMNIVYSFFLFQFWSVELFRCLRHYPIKWVLLYGFNIMFNVIVMMRIVKRESISVFYWMCETGALLIFRIHFIYYNKDDFWLGKREFYHVSNIVIDVYIGLSLLAMIYVICGLRLKLEAQFPDEEMAKDCIFDPEMAKKAVQKHKDELLARQREEEQQGQLESDREMEELNRKAALKLAQLEEEEGSQSSLEITPTAPDEENVYSSIFLPQDFPGPSAPPESALSIESDFWYEIHDTAASDDQ